GCTCTGCTGAGGTCACCTGATTAAGATGAAGAAATCTGAAAAAGTACCAGAATTAAAGGTGTTTTCCACCACAAATCATTCATTACTTTTAGGCCCTGAAGTCATAGTAAACcaaatatttcatgtttatCCACATCGTGACCTGTTGCATGAATGCAGTTTGTTTCTGCCAAAAGAGACCATGTGAAGTCGGACAGGTGAACCAAGAGTTGAGGAGTCCGCCGGCTCGTGATGCTCTGACTGTCGAGCTGATGCAGCTCAGAAAGCCAGGAGACGGAGGAGCTACTTCTGCCTCGAGGAATCTCAATCGCCGCCCTCGTCGTGCAGAGACCAGGGAGGGTGACGCGAGAGGAGAGAGCTGCTGTTGGGACTGTGGAGCTTTACCGCTGTGGAACAGCAGAGCCtgcaaacagagacacaacCTGGTGACTCGGAACAAAAAGTCTCATGTTGGAGTTGAAAAATCAGTCAAAGAATATGAGCTGAAATTATTTGGGATTAAATAATGTATCTATTTTTCTTATGTTATTATTTTGAGGGCTGAGGATGAACACACTTCTCATTTTCAGAGTGATGAGGCGGATCTTGAGCGTCCCTTGCCGCTCAGATCTGTTGATGAGTGGCCACACCACAGACCGCTTCTACCACCTCACCACGACATGAACAACTACGGTAAGAAAACATGTACTAAGTATATTTGATTCATTGAAAGGGGCAAAAATGGTAAATATCCAGTCtgcttgaagaagaagaagaaaaaaaagaaatgatgccATCAGCAAGTATTATGATCTTACTTATGattacttaaataaaagtagCCATACACAcggtgtataaataccacaatACAGTTAAAAGTTTTGAATTTAAAATCTTACAAAGAAAAGTATGGAAGTATTATCTACAAAATGTACTTCTAGTGTTAAAAGTACACTCATTATGCATCAGAATGGTCCTTTTCAGAATCCAGAATTGGATTTGTAGATATTGAAATAGTATTTCTAATCTAAAGATGTGGAAGCAGTACTTTAATATTGTAGTTGAACGAGGTAAAGCAACTTTAAACTACTTCATACTGCTAGGTTTTTCAATAGTAACTTTTctttcagataaatgtaaaaagtGTACATTTACGGTCACTTTCGACCACTTTCATTAGCAGCAGTTGTATCATTATTTGAGTGTGCATATATTTGAGCTGGCAACCTTCTCCTCCGGCCCGTTTTCTGCCTTCACACTGTGCTTCAACTTTATGTCCACAGACCGTCATCACACTATGGATGTCAGGTGTTTTCACTCTGCAGGAGAAGGGCAGTTCAACCTCAGTCCACTCAACATGTACCTTCCTCAGCCGGGTTATCACTTTGCTTCCTGCCTGCCCAGATGGGACGACGCACAacactggtaaaaaaaaaagacaaaagcattCCTTTTGTAACCTTTCTCGGTCAAACACAAATCCACAAAGTTCCTTCAAGTTTCCCGTTTGTGAAAAAATACAGTGGACCAGGTACTGCAACTACTTTGCATATTACACAGACTGCACGTCAGCACGATGAgccgtttgtttattttccttttccacTGCTTCAGGCTCGGACATCATGGTAACTTTATGAATGACAGCGGGGCTCAGGGAAGGGTCTCAGTTAACGTGCCCCAGTTCTCCGTCCCTCCTCTGGAGGCCGTGCCACAGGTCAACGTGATGAACCTGAGCTCTGTCTcacatccacacaaacaaagaagGAGCATCAGTCTGCCTGATGAGTGCCGTGAGTCACTTTTATTATCTCATTTAACATACATATTTAACAGACAATAACTACCGACTGATTAAAGAGAATATACTGTGAGAAGGAACCATCATTGCGAAATGTTGAATTGTTCCTTCTCAAAACACTATTAGTTATGTAAATAATGTTATCTGGAAATGCAAGAAGAGATTATGCTGATTTTTGGAAAGTTACAGATAATTTGCATATTGTGTAAAACGAAAAGAACAGAGCACACGAGGAAATCTGCTGCATCGGCCTCTGTTTGCTTCAAAGTGACTGACAGAGTGTCATCAAGTagccatttaaaatgtcataaagtcTCATTACAGTATGCCAAAACATGGTGTTCATGTTTTGATGACCGCGAAGAGATAATTGTGCTTCTAGAAGTAACTGCAGGCAATTAGCCTAAAACAACTAAAATAATTGTTAAATCAAGGATACACTCAATTGTTACTTCTGTTGTTTATGCACAAGGTGAGCAGAATTAGACTACGGTTATCTGTGTATGTACATTGAGAGCAACAAAAGGAGTCTGATCCCTCGTATATAAACACCTACTTGGCGATTGATGCTGATTGTGATTTTGATTCCGCACTCGtcatgacattttgtttgttttctagaAGTTgagtaaaattaaaataaagtctttAGAAGTTCCATTCATAATATTACTGGGTAAGACCAAAACCAGTAGGATAAACACCATTAGAGtcaatttaatgttttaaatggaCAAACCAGGAAAAACCCTTTACATCTGATCAAAATACTATCTTactgaaatgtattatttttgaatTGTTGTTGACAGTTTCAGATAtattgattacattacatgGTTATTTGTGAGGCTGTAGTTTGTAGTTCATCATACATTTTAAGATGTTTCTTACACAGTAAATATGCACCGGATATAATAACAAACACCTTAAAAATGTAACAGTATTGTCTAAATGATTGACATGTTATAGTTTAGTTAAGATAGTATGTAAACAGGGCATGGAATTATTGCATAcagtttactatttaactaaaaaGGATTTATTCTGAGATTCATTCTGGTTTTATGATCTCTTCTCTTCTCAGGAAACGTTTTTATAACTTATTCTACGGACATTTCTTCAGAGATAGTCCCCTTTCGGCCAGCTGTGAGATAATACATATTCTCTCAAAAgtcagtaaatata
The genomic region above belongs to Cyclopterus lumpus isolate fCycLum1 chromosome 22, fCycLum1.pri, whole genome shotgun sequence and contains:
- the LOC117725122 gene encoding adapter protein CIKS-like isoform X2, with amino-acid sequence MKKSEKVPELKRPCEVGQVNQELRSPPARDALTVELMQLRKPGDGGATSASRNLNRRPRRAETREGDARGESCCWDCGALPLWNSRACKQRHNLSDEADLERPLPLRSVDEWPHHRPLLPPHHDMNNYDRHHTMDVRCFHSAGEGQFNLSPLNMYLPQPGYHFASCLPRWDDAQHWLGHHGNFMNDSGAQGRVSVNVPQFSVPPLEAVPQVNVMNLSSVSHPHKQRRSISLPDECRNVFITYSTDISSEIVPFRPAIDIFDNPIRRMDINKWKDGYLKDMQNEFIHQGSLNFRFIPLLFPKASQKHVPSWLQNTHLYRWPRDTEDVLLRLLKEERYIPPPVPLELTLTIRPVTLSATATL
- the LOC117725122 gene encoding adapter protein CIKS-like isoform X1, whose translation is MKKSEKVPELKRPCEVGQVNQELRSPPARDALTVELMQLRKPGDGGATSASRNLNRRPRRAETREGDARGESCCWDCGALPLWNSRACKQRHNLSDEADLERPLPLRSVDEWPHHRPLLPPHHDMNNYDRHHTMDVRCFHSAGEGQFNLSPLNMYLPQPGYHFASCLPRWDDAQHWLGHHGNFMNDSGAQGRVSVNVPQFSVPPLEAVPQVNVMNLSSVSHPHKQRRSISLPDECRNVFITYSTDISSEIVPFRPAIDIFDNPIRRMDINKWKDGYLKDPSTMIIIAISPKYKADIEGSVVDSHGLNTKYIHSMMQNEFIHQGSLNFRFIPLLFPKASQKHVPSWLQNTHLYRWPRDTEDVLLRLLKEERYIPPPVPLELTLTIRPVTLSATATL